The genomic interval TGCACCGGGACCGAGCCCGCCCGCGCGCTCCACGCGACCATGCCAGTACCCCGCGAGAGGGCCACGAGGGTCTCTGCGCTCGAGTTGGAGGCGGTGGCGACGAGCGAGCCCATGACGATGGGCGCGACGGGAGAGCTCGAGTCGAGCGGGCGGCTCCAGCGGTCCTTCTGCGTCGCCGGGTCGAAGGGTGGAAGACGCAGGTACCTGACGCCGACTGGGTCGTGACGTAGAGCGTGTCGTCGGCCGCC from Candidatus Rokuibacteriota bacterium carries:
- a CDS encoding PQQ-binding-like beta-propeller repeat protein, with amino-acid sequence MDRAARQRADCGHRGGRRHALRHDPVGVRYLRLPPFDPATQKDRWSRPLDSSSPVAPIVMGSLVATASNSSAETLVALSRGTGMVAWSARAGSVPVQPVLKGNVLYVAGQGPNRVYAFETRTGAVLWSGRLWGWPMGMALTEDGTLLVSADNLTLYAYRTR